A DNA window from Drosophila pseudoobscura strain MV-25-SWS-2005 chromosome 2, UCI_Dpse_MV25, whole genome shotgun sequence contains the following coding sequences:
- the Cp190 gene encoding centrosome-associated zinc finger protein CP190 has product MGEVKSVKVDNWGVFFLQKLQNFFNKTDYCDLTLQFRDNSQLKVHRLVLSACTDYFNALEQQCEIVDDALIMPNEFQADVVVPIVNFMYTGTLEFELKMYGKLLRTAKEMNMTVLLKLLEAHRRTMENVNRQQRPPSPKGIRRRTVGPAINTGSPQQRVTVPTQQSRVVSNTVVGAASGATLRPNFQRASIGNTMIRTTTSNKQEPTSPFEQLRKGYNNNKRPAQTSLLSPPSKKPSLEEVKEFAEQQRMRKQIAAEFGDNDPEYDGGMLYDDVHADDDDDDLPPQPSTSKQNQPTTPQQGSQTQLEHGTTTIILKQDSPSQTPTIIVKDSSNAKLNHTKIIAEVLRQYPHIVKGHKNIKLKIMPNNTPTNSPAEKAASPVKRGSPAVAATAPTQSSSASGGPTSPHKKLHVSFKTDKSTPLITSQQKATATTQQKTSAVAQSVPAQTSAAAAAATTASSTAAASAQKRRIDSKTMHTLIAQGAENTTGPWLCLRCGVNGRPISIPSYRGFRRHLINTHKETIDPALCEHCGWRSANNRELHFHMYTDHQIKSQLYTFAECALCDQTFLTKADLEGHINEAHTDENKQQCIYCNKVFDQELQLYKHMKGYHKTQALEDGIIDETDEEYQGSQDDEEEEPEEEQEQEPEGKVRILSNISLPAHSAIAAQRVSADQEVEEEEHEDLEQPQEVKFVGADGNEVELTDEQRKEILSQLNQQQAGAAAGGVVMVLSEPEAENAKQEGDVKSLAGTEEEYDDSQIYSELGAADSVESGKKSETGTSAADESKESIDNLEWAENLIAESEEQNSKEKPEKPRDDISEKLKELTGDWTEDENEDEMMDMEKPGSTETVLGKEQTEKTVETQPMAEESNIVEEEEEDDIDLALKSMHKGTDDTSSKTNSAAEQPAAAGGCEEEVGIEVAATSTTTRQDERMDVDTDTAEEDTAPAVAAATKTETDINIKREHEEEQEFIKEDATGADVATPDAEIDSSTALPANTDEHVVGEEEEHLETDNMRKELLDELIAQAESPEDDKSSTPLEAIEAAAATTVDTTDSTETDADLVPLTQLPADQPSQAEIIEPEAETTAENNNDGKTTVAVEAASKEAKVDDTPNSSSDAGAATDKTSASAIVEVEEAASADKVKSLISEWADDDEDEDENGVSAAAKAEL; this is encoded by the exons ATGGGAGAAGTGAAATCGGTCAAAGTGGACAACTGGGGAGTCTTCTTCCTGCAGAAGCTGCAGAATTTCTTTAACAAAACTGACTACTGCGACCTAACACTGCAGTTCCGTGATAATTCACAATTAAAAGTGCATCGCCTGGTTCTAAGCGCTTGCACCGACTATTTCAATGCTCTGGAGCAACAGTGCGAAATAGTCGACGACGCCCTCATCATGCCCAACGAGTTCCAGGCGGATGTTGTGGTGCCCATTGTCAACTTTATGTACACGGGCACCCTGGAGTTTGAGTTGAAAATGTATGGCAAGCTGCTGCGCACCGCCAAGGAGATGAACATGACAGTGCTGCTGAAGCTATTGGAGGCACATCGTCGCACCATGGAGAATGTTAATCGCCAGCAGAGG CCTCCCAGTCCGAAGGGTATACGACGCCGGACAGTGGGACCAGCCATTAATACAGGTAGTCCCCAACAGCGCGTAACAGTACCGACCCAGCAGAGCCGCGTTGTCAGCAACACAGTTGTGGGGGCAGCCTCGGGAGCCACATTGAGGCCAAATTTCCAGCGTGCGAGCATAGGGAACACAATGATTCGGACGACGACAAGCAACAAACAAGAGCCCACCTCTCCCTTTGAGCAGCTGCGCAAGGgatacaacaacaataagCGACCGGCACAGACGAGTCTCCTGTCGCCGCCTTCGAAGAAGCCCAGCCTAGAGGAGGTCAAAGAATTTGCCGAACAACAGCGGATGCGTAAGCAAATTGCGGCCGAATTTGGTGACAACGATCCTGAATACGATGGCGGCATGCTCTACGATGATGTCCATGcagacgatgatgacgacgattTGCCACCGCAGCCATCCACATCCAAGCAAAACCAGCCGACAACTCCCCAGCAGGGCTCACAGACCCAGCTGGAGCATGGCACAACGACCATCATCCTCAAACAGGACTCGCCCAGCCAGACGCCGACGATTATTGTGAAGGATTCATCCAATGCCAAGCTGAATCACACCAAAATCATAGCCGAAGTCTTGCGACAGTATCCGCATATCGTCAAGGGCCACAAGAACATCAAGCTAAAGATTATGCCCAACAATACGCCAACTAATAGTCCCGCAGAGAAGGCAGCCTCACCTGTGAAGCGGGGTTCGCCAGCAGTAGCAGCCACTGCGCCAACTCAATCCTCATCGGCATCGGGGGGACCCACATCGCCGCACAAGAAGCTGCATGTTTCTTTCAAAACGGACAAATCCACACCGTTGATAACGTCACAGCagaaggcaacggcaacgacccAGCAAAAGACATCAGCAGTAGCGCAGTCCGTCCCAGCCCAGacatcagcagcggcagcagcagcgacaacagcCAGCTCCACGGCAGCGGCATCAGCCCAGAAGCGTCGAATCGACAGCAAGACGATGCATACTTTGATTGCACAGGGAGCTGAGAATACCACCG GTCCCTGGCTGTGTCTACGGTGTGGAGTGAATGGACGGCCCATTAGCATTCCTTCGTACAGGGGCTTCAGGCGGCATCTCATTAACACGCATAAGGAAACCATCGACCCGGCACTGTGCGAGCATTGCGGCTGGCGATCGGCCAACAACAGGGAGTTGCATTTCCACATGTACACGGATCACCAGATCAAATCGCAGCTCTACACTTTCGCCGAGTGTGCCCTCTGCGATCAAACGTTTTTGACCAAAGCCGACCTCGAGGGTCACATCAATGAGGCACACACGGACGAGAACAAGCAACAGTGCATCTATTGCAACAAGGTCTTTGATCAAGAGCTGCAGCTGTACAAGCACATGAAGGGCTACCACAAGACCCAGGCCCTGGAGGATGGCATCATTGATGAGACGGATGAGGAGTATCAAGGCTCACAGGAcgacgaagaagaggaacctgaggaagagcaagagcaagagccgGAGGGCAAGGTTCGCATACTCTCAAACATCAGTTTGCCTGCCCACAGTGCCATAGCAGCGCAGCGGGTCAGCGCTGATCAagaagtggaggaggaggagcatgAGGATTtggagcagccgcaggaggTGAAGTTCGTTGGAGCTGATGGCAATGAAGTGGAGCTCACAGACGAGCAACGAAAGGAGATTCTCTCGCAGCTGAATCAACAACAAGCAGGCGCCGCAGCCGGCGGTGTGGTAATGGTACTCAGCGAGCCGGAGGCGGAAAACGCAAAGCAAGAGGGCGATGTCAAATCCCTGGCCGGCACCGAAGAGGAGTACGACGACAGTCAGATCTACAGCGAACTCGGTGCTGCCGATTCAGTGGAGAGTGGCAAAAAGAGCGAGACCGGCACCAGTGCGGCCGATGAGAGCAAAGAGTCCATTGACAATTTGGAATGGGCAGAGAATCTAATTGCTGAATCCGAGGAGCAGAACAGCAAAGAG AAACCAGAGAAACCTCGCGATGACATTAGTGAAAAACTAAAGGAGTTAACGGGCGATTGGACCGAAGACGAGAATGAGGATGAAATGATGGATATGGAAAAGCCTGGAAGCACAGAGACTGTCCTCGGCAAAGAACAGACCGAGAAAACAGTGGAAACCCAGCCCATGGCTGAGGAAAGCAATATCGttgaagaggaggaggaagacgaTATTGATTTGGCTCTAAAATCGATGCACAAGGGCACCGACGATACGTCATCAAAGACCAATagtgcagcagagcagccTGCTGCGGCCGGTGGCTGCGAGGAAGAAGTCGGTATAGAAGTCGCGGCCACCAGTACAACAACTAGACAGGACGAAAGAATGGATGTGGACACGGATACGGCTGAGGAGGACACCGCaccagctgttgctgctgctacgaaaacagagacagacatTAATATCAAGCGAGAGcatgaggaggagcaggagttcATCAAAGAAGATGCGACAGGAGCAGATGTAGCCACGCCAGATGCGGAAATCGATTCAAGTACAGCCTTACCTGCCAACACTGATGAGCATGTGGTGGGGGAGGAAGAGGAACATTTGGAGACGGACAATATGCGCAAGGAGTTGCTGGATGAATTGATAGCCCAGGCAGAGTCGCCCGAAGATGACAAGAGTAGTACTCCCCTGGAAGCgatagaagcagcagcagcgaccacAGTAGACACAACAGACAGTACCGAGACGGATGCAGATCTGGTGCCTCTAACCCAACTGCCTGCCGATCAGCCAAGCCAGGCGGAGATCATTGAGCCGGAAGCAGAGACAACAGCTGAAAATAACAATGATGGGAAGACGACAGTAGCAGTGGAGGCTGCATCAAAGGAAGCAAAGGTTGACGACAcgccaaacagcagcagcgatgcAGGAGCCGCCACAGATAAGACGTCGGCGTCGGCAATCGTTGAGGTAGAGGAGGCGGCAAGTGCGGATAAGGTAAAGAGTCTCATCAGCGAATGggccgatgatgatgaagatgaggATGAGAATGGGGTTAGTGCTGCGGCAAAGGCGGAACTATAA
- the Zip88E gene encoding protein zntD has product MSLANGTMAMISPPNSNMDATNRGTWEKVLAMLILGLGSFLSGMLPAIISERNRRRFPLTTSLLLCFGAGILLATALVHILPEVREQMNSKFAEVAMCGGFFIIYFIDEFIHYFFGEAIQHTHSHGHEHEPEPSHAHVQTDPDRDHNGYGAISERAPLLSAQQQPTSHSHSHHNENHDHASSGCNDARVEDANARICHTSHTEPCAQSMTGTLGLFVALSLHSAIEGLAIGVQNSSTKVLFLLGAVACHKFVMGFCLGLEFRSNPQTSVRSQFIGILVFALGAVCGIALGMLIVDVPAEWSSKTLPIVQALAGGTLFYVTVCEVIPREKARWHSHPTRRWAGFAQFATVVAGFATMCIINFYLSDEE; this is encoded by the exons ATGAGTTTAGCAAATGGAACTATGGCTATGATTAGCCCCCCGAATAGCAATATGGATGCAACGAATCGCGGTACCTGGGAGAAGGTCCTGGCTATGCTGATACTTGGCCTAGGCAGCTTCCTGTCTGGTATGCTTCCTGCCATTATCTCAGAGCGCAACAGGAGACGATTCCCACTGACTACGTCGCTGCTGTTGTGCTTTGGCGCGGGAATTTTGCTGGCCACAGCACTAGTTCATATACTGCCTGAG GTGCGCGAGCAAATGAATTCGAAATTCGCTGAGGTGGCCATGTGTGGAGGTTTCTTCATCATCTACTTCATTGACGAGTTTATACACTATTTCTTCGGCGAGGCCATCCAGCATACGCACAGTCACGGCCATGAACATGAACCTGAACCCTCACATGCACATGTCCAAACCGACCCAGACAGAGACCACAATGGATATGGCGCAATCAGTGAACGTGCGCCCTTGCTatcagcacagcagcagccgacgTCGCATTCACATTCCCACCACAACGAAAA CCATGATCACGCCTCTTCTGGCTGTAATGATGCCAGGGTAGAGGATGCGAATGCCCGCATATGTCATACCAGCCACACGGAACCATGTGCCCAGTCCATGACGGGTACTCTCGGCCTCTTTGTTGCATTGTCTCTGCACTCGGCCATTGAGGGACTAGCGATTGGGGTACAAAACTCATCCACAAAG GTCTTATTTCTTCTTGGCGCTGTGGCTTGCCACAAATTCGTGATGGGCTTCTGCCTGGGCCTAGAGTTTCGCTCTAACCCTCAGACCAGTGTGCGCTCCCAATTCATTGGCATCTTGGTATTCGCTTTGGGTGCCGTCTGCGGCATTGCCCTGGGTATGCTTATCGTGGATGTGCCCGCCGAATGGTCTTCGAAAACTTTACCCATTGTTCAGGCTTTGGCCGGCGGCACGCTCTTCTACGTCACCGTCTGTGAAGTGATACCCCGCGAGAAGGCACGCTGGCATTCGCATCCGACGCGACGCTGGGCGGGATTTGCGCAATTTGCGACTGTTGTTGCCGGCTTTGCCACCATGTGCATTATAAACTTTTATCTTTCTG ATGAGGAATGA